One Ilumatobacter fluminis genomic window, GTTCATCACGCCGACTTCAATCTCGTTGCGCTGCCCGACTCGGTCGACTTCGACACCGGGGCGGCGCTCGGCTGCCGGTTCACGACTGCCTACCGAGCCGTGGTCGACCAGGGCCGGGCCGGCAGCGGCGACATCGTCGCCGTGTACGGCTGCGGGGGCGTCGGTATCTCGGCGATCATGATCGCCGAGGCGCTCGGCGCTCGGGCCGTCGGGATCGACCCACGCCCGGAGGCGCGTCGGATCGCGACCGACGCCGGGGCAGCCGCCGTCTTCGATCCGTCCGAGGCACATGACGGACTCCTGCTGCTCGATCCATATGGCCCCCACGTCTCGATCGACGCCGTCGGTTCGCCGCGTGTCGTCGCCGATGCGGTGTCGGTCGTGCGGCGTGGGGGCCGACACGTTCAAGTCGGGCTCCTCCCACAGCCATCGGCGTTCGGTGACGTGACCGCCGGCCGCGTCGTCGCGCACGAGATCGCGATCATCGGCTCGCACGGCATCGCTCCCGCCGGCCTCGAGGGCGTCCTCGGCCTCGTGGCGAGCGGCGATCTCCAGCCGGATCGGCTGATCGGCGAGCGGGTCGCGCTCGCCGACGGCGTCGACGTCTTGACGAAGCTCGAGACCGAGCCGGCACTCGGCATGACCGTCATCACCGAGTTCTGAACACTCCTAGCCGACGAGTTCGAAGGCGGCGGCGAGTTCGACGCCGATGCGGGGACCGGTCGATTCGGCCGCACCGCGCAGGAACGCATCGGGCGACGCCATGTCGCCACCGAGGTGTTCGAGGTAGACCCGGTGCGCTTCGAGCGAGCGCACACCGGCGTCGAAGGTCTCCGTCGTGTCGACGGCATGCGTCGGTTCGGGACTCCCGCTGAACGCGACGAACTGGACCCCCGACCACGCGGCGCCTCGTTCGGGGAACATCCACGGGTTGGCCGCGTCGCGAACTGCGTCGAGCAGGGCACGACCGACGGCTCGGTGGTCGGCGTGGTTCCAGCTGTGGCCGCCCCAGGAGTCGCGGAAGTTGATCGACAGCACGACCTCGGGTCGGTGGCGTCGGATGGCGGCGGCGAGATCGGCACGAAGATCGAGTCCCTCGACGACCGACCCGTCGGGCAGCCCCAGGAACTCGACCTCGTCGACCCCGACGACCGCACAGCTGTCGATCTGTTCCTGGCGCCGCAGTGGGCCGACCTCGACCGGGGGCATCGTGGCGATGCCGGCTTCGCCGTCGGTGACGAGGACGTACGAGATCTCCTTGCCCTGTCGGGTCCATCGTGCGACGGCAGCGGCGGCGCCGTACTCCATGTCGTCGGGGTGAGCGACGACGGCGAGACCTCGACGCCAGTCCTCGGGGAAGATCTCCAACGGTGCCACCACGTCCGACATGCCGCCGAGCGTAGATGACCGGTCAGTCGTCGACGTCGAGTGCTGCGCCGTCGGGTGCGTCGTCGGCCGTGTCGGGCTCGTCGACCCGCACGGGGTCGGCGACGGTCCCGTCGGTCCCGTCGGCGTCGCCGGCGACCGGCGTCTCGGGCCACTTCTGGCCGCGGGTGAGGAACAGCCACAGGGCGCCGGCGGCGATGGCGACCAGCGACACCCACTGGTTGAACCGGAGGCCGGCTATCTCGTCGGCCGGGTCGATGCGAAGCCCTTCGATCCAGAACCGGCCGGTGCCGTAGCCCATCAGATAGACGGCCATCAGGCGGCCGGGGGCCAGCCGGAACCTCCGGTCGACCCAGATGAGGAATCCGGCAAGGGCGAAGTTCCACATCGATTCGTAGAGGAACGTCGGGTGGAACGTGGTGCCCGACTCGTAGCCGGCCGGGAGGTGGTCGTCGTCGATCTCGAGCGCCCACGGCAGATCGGTCGCACGTCCGTAGAGCTCCTGGTTGAACCAGTTCCCCCAGCGCCCGATCGCCTGGGCGAGAGCGATCGCCGGGGCCGCGCAGGTGAGCATCACCAGCGGCTCGATGCCGCGTCGCTTCGCCTGCCACATGCCGACGATCACACCGAACAGGAGCCCGCCCGGGATACCGAGGCCGCCTTCCCAGATCTTCGGGATCGCGCCGAGGTTGTCCTCGAAGCGCTCCCAGTCGGTGGCGACGTGGTAGAGCCGGGCACCGATGATGCCGGCGCCGACGCCCCAGATCGCGATCGCGCTGACGTCGTCGGTGGTGCCGGCGCCCTTCTGTTCGAGCAGGCGGCCACACAGCCAGACCGCGGCGATCACGCCGAGCGCGATCATGAGGCCGTAGGCGCGCAGGTCGAGCGGACCGATCGAGATCGAGCCCGACGGCGGGCTCGGGATCGACGCGACGATGGCGCCGATGGTCGCGGCGAGCGTGTTCACGAGGTGACCTCCCGGACGAAGTCGACGGATCCGCGCTCGACGACCTCTCGGTCGTAGTCGCGGGTGGCGACGTGATAGCTGCGCTCGAGGAAGGTGCGCTCGACGGGGCCACCCCAGGAGTCGGCGAGGTGGTCTCCGTCGGCCGGGTCGACCACGTGATCGGTGCGCGACGAGAACAGGCGCAGCGGCATGGCGAGTTCGCCGAACCGGGTCGAGATCGGGGCGACGCCGTCGACGACGAGCGAGCGGATCGGTGCGAGGGGCGTTCCCTCGTACGAGATGTCGTGCGAGTCGGGGTCGGCGATGTCGGACGAGCCACCGGGGGCCACACCGAAACCGTCCTCGAGCAGATCGTCGATCATCTCGATCTCGTCGGCGGTGCGTGGCCGGGTGAGCGGGTTGATGCACACCATGCCGGCGATCGACGGGTCGTCGAGCGCCGACGCGAGCGCCAGCGTCGCACCCATGCTCTGCCCGGCCAGGACGACGTGGTCGACGCGGGCGGCCAGCCGGGCTCGGGCGGCGGCGACCTCGGCCGACCAATCGGCCCACGTGGTCGGGAGCATGTCGTCGATGGTGGTGCCGTGGCCGGGCAGGCGTGGCACCTCGACGTCGAACGAGGCGGCGATCATGGCGTCGGCAACCCCGCGAACCGAGAACGGGCTTCCCGTGAAGCCGTGGATCACCACGACGCCGACGGCGGAACCGTTGGCGTGGGAGACCGCTTCGCAGCCGGGGAGCACGGAGGGCGTCGCCGTCACCCGCACGTTTCTACCAGCACCCCGGTCGGAACCCGCCGACACCAGGCCCGGGGCGCCCGACTTGACCCGTGGGTCAGGCGACGGCTGAACTGGGCCGATGGGAGGCACGTCGGGCACCGCATCGGCATCGACCGGCGAACGTGCCGGCGAGCGGCGGCTGACCGAACAGGGCCGCGAGCGCAAGGAGCAGCTCGTCGCCGCCGCGATGGAGCTGTTCGCCGACCGCGGCTACGCCGCCACCCGTATCAGCGACATCTGTGCCGAGGCCGGTGTCGCGAAGGGGCTCTTCTACTGGTACTTCCCGACCAAGGTCGATCTGTTCAACGAACTCGTCCGCACGATGCGGCAGCGATTGCGGCGCGCCCAGGCCGAGGCGATGGCGGCGGAGTCGTCGGCGCTCGACAAGATCCGCGCCGGCACCGAGGCGAGCGTCGGGTTCATCGCCGAACACGCCCACTACTTCGCACTGGTCGAGGTCGAACGCGCCGATCCGGCGGTCACCGAGGCGCTCAAGAGCACGAACCGCGTCTACCGCGACGACGTGGTCGCGTTGATCCGACAGGCCCAGGCCGACGGCGAGGTCGCGGACGGCGACCCACGACTGCTGGCGCTCGGCGTGCTGGGGGCCGTGTCGTCGTTCGGCAGCGCCTTCCGGAACGGCCAGATCGATCTCGACCCCGACGACCTCGCCCCGTTCGTCGGCCGGTGGGTGGTCGGCGCACTGCGCGCCTGACCGGCGCCGTCGCCGATCCGCTACTTCAGCTGTTCGCCGAGTTCGGGGTCTCGTGCCGAGATCACCGACACGAACGCGTCGACCACCTCGGGGTCGAACTGGCCGTTGCGGCCCGACACCACGAACCGTGCCGCTTCGTCCTTCGCCCACGCCCGCTTGTACGGGCGCTTGCTGCACAAGGCGTCGTACACGTCGGCGACGGCGACGATCCGCCCGCTCAATGCGATCGACTGATGACTCAACCCGAGCGGGTAGCCGCTGCCGTCCCACCACTCGTGGTGCGATTGCGCGATCTCGGCCGCCATCTGGAACAGCGGTGCCGAGTTACCCGACAGGATGCGGTGCCCCATCGAGGTGTGCGACTTCATCATCTCGTACTCCTCGACGGTCAGCGGACCGGTCTTGAAGAGCACCGAGTCGGGCACGGCGACCTTGCCGATGTCGTGGAGGCGTGCGGCCAGCCGCATCAGTTCGCACCACTCGGGCGACTTGCCGATGGCGTGACCGATCTCGGCGGCGAGGTCGCCGACGCGATCGGTGTGCGCGCCGGTGTCGGCGTCGCGGAACTCGGTGAGGATCGCCAGTTGTTCGAACGCTTCGAGGTGGAGCGACTCGTGCTCGGGACGCACCACGATCGACGGCGTCGTGTCGCTGCGATCGGTCGTCCGCAGCCGGAGGATCTCGGCCTCGGCGCGGGCGTTCTGGGTCTCGTGGGCGACTTGCAGGGTGCGCAACCGGAGGTCGGCCGCGTGCGTGAAGATCTTGCGGTACTCGTCGTCGTGCACCTCACGACGTTCGAGCGCTTCCTCGAACCGTCCGCTGCGCTTGAACGCAGTGGCCAGCAGGTCGTTGATCTCGAGTTCGTATTCCTTGGCCTCGGTGCGCTCCGACATGTCGAGCGCCGCCTGGAGCACGGCGATCGCCTCGTCGAGGGCACCACGGCGGAGGGCGACCCGCCCTTCGGCCGTCATCAAGGCGAGCTGCGCCGCCGTGGTGGGCTCGGTGCCTTCCTCGGACTGTTCGGCGAGTGAGCGCCGCGCCTCGGCGAAACACTCGGCGGCCTTCTGGTGGTCGGCCAAGCCCATGTACGACTCGGCCAGGTCGGCGAGCAGGTTGGCGACGATCGAGGGGCTGTTCTCGCGAGCGATCTCGACCGCTCGTCGGCCGAGCGACACGGCGGGGAGGTACTCGGAGCGTGAGGCCCGGATGCGTGCGACGTTGCCGAGGATGAGCGCGACGAACTCCTGGCGACCGAACGGTTCGGCGACGGCGAGCGCCTGCTCGTAGGTGACGATCGCCCGGTCGTTGTCGCCCATCGAGTGATAGATCGCCGCGATCGTGTTGAGGATGTTGCCGCTGTCGACCCCGTCGGCGCCGTCGACGGCGGCCTGATAGGTGTCGAGGGCACGCAGGCAGTGGTCGAGCGCCTCGGAGAAGTTCGATGCCTGGTAGTGGATGATGCCGAGCAGGTGGGTCGCCCATGCGTCGACCAGCCCGGCGCCGCACGACTGGGCGACCTCGCTGGCCTCCATTGCGAGACCGAAGGCGTCTTCGGGGTCGCCGCCCAGGTGGGCCAGACTCGCAAGTCGGTAGAGGGCCTCGGCCTCGCCCGCACGGTCGCCTTCGGCGCGGGCGACCACGCGAGCCTGCAACGCATAGTTGCGGGCGTCCTCGGGCTGGCTGTGCCGCGCGTGCGCCGCTCGCTCGAGCAGTTCGCGCACGGCGGGCGACGCGCCCGAATCCGCGGTCGTTGTCTTCGACTCCACGATTGGTGCATCGGCATCGATCGCGCCGAGCTTGAAGGGTTCTTGAAAACGGCACAACGGTGTCATCACAGGCGAACCTGCTGGTCGCGACACCGGTACGTCGTCGAGTCCGTATCCTTTCGTGCGATGGAGCCGGCGGTCGACGCCCGAGGACGGCACCTCGAGCGGTCTGCGCTCACGGCGTTGCTCCCTGTCGTCGCGCTCCTCCCCTTCTGGCTGCTCGCGATGGTCGTGATCTGGCTGCCGGTCCGCCTGATCGTCGACATCCCGATCTGGGTGCTGCCGCTCGTGTGGCTCGTGGCCGGATCGTTGCTGTTCATCCCGTCGGTGCAGGTCGCCGTGCTGAGTCCGCTGTTCGGAGCGAGGCAGCCCACCGAGGAGGAGCAGGCGATCATCGCCCCGATCTGGCGCGACCTGGCGATCGCCGCGAACCTGCCGTCGTACCGGTACGCGATCCGGGTGATCGACTCCGACGAACTCAACGCGTTCGCCTGCGGCGGACACCTCGTGGTGGTCACCACGTTCGCGCTCGAGGAACTCACCGATCGCGAGCTCTCGGGCGTGTTGGCGCACGAGCTCAGTCATCACCTCGGCTTCCACACGTTTGCGCTCACCGTCGGACACTGGCTCTCGCTGCCGGTCATCGCGCTGGCGCGGATCGGATTCTTCTTCCAGAACGTCGCTCGAGCCGCCACCGATTCGTTCGTGTCGCACTCAGCTGCGCTCACCGCGCTGGGTCGAATCGCCTCCGGCATCCTCTACGCGATCTCGTGGGTGTTCCTCGCCGCGTTGTACGCATCGGATGCGCTCGGGAATCTCGTGGGCCACGGGTCGGAGTTCGAAGCCGACCGGCGCGCCGTGCGGATGGGGTACGGCCGAGCGCTCGCCGACGCGCTGCGTCAGGTCATCCGCCTGGGTGGCGGCACCCGGACGGTCGGTTGGCGAGCCCGCCTCACCACCTCGCACCCGCCGGCTCGCACCCGGGTCGCCCGCATCGAAGCGATGATGCGGCACCCCAGCCAATAACCAGTCGGTTGATGTCACGTCGGTTGAGGTCAGACCCCAACCGACATCCGGCCGACTGGGCTGATCAGGTTGTCCGTCGGTTGGGGTCTGACCTCATCCGACACGCTGGTCGGTCGGTCGATGTCTGACATCATCCGACTCATCCGACTCAGCCGGCGGCGACGTCGGCGACGACCGCGTCGAGGTGGGTGACGAGATCGGCCGGTGCGACGCCGATGTCGAGGCCGCGTTTGCCGCCGCTGACGTACACGACGTCGTAGACGGTGGCGATCTCGTCGACGACCGTGCGGAGCCGCTTCTTCTGACCGAACGGGCTGATGCCGCCGCGCACGTAGCCGGTGATCCGTTCGGCGACGGACGGGTCGCACATCTCGACCCGCTTCGCACCGAGCGCCCGGCCGACGGCTTTGAGGGCGAGCTTTCCGCTCACCGGGACGATGGCGACCGCCTGCTCGCCGTCCGCGGTGACGAGGAGCGTCTTGAACACCTGGTCGGGGTCGAGGCCGAGCTTGGTCGCCGCCTCCATCCCGAAGTCGTGCCCGTCGCCGTCGTGCTCGTATTCGTGCGTCGTGTAGGCGATGCCGGCGGCATCGAGTTCGTTGATCGCCGGGGTCACGGTGTCGAGTATGCCGGTCGTCCCCGGCCGGCGCGAAGGCGATTCCGGCGGGTGGTGCCGTGTCGGGGTACGGTCGCCGACGTGCGTATCTCGGTCGACCCGTCTCTCGATCCCGCCTCGTACGGCTTCACGCACCAGCTGCGTGTCCGCTTCGCGGAGACCGACGCGATGGGGATCGTGCACCACAGCCGGTACCTGCCGATGCTCGAAGAAGCACGGGTCGCGTACCTCCGGCACATCGGCCACCCGTACGACGAGATCCGGGCCGAGGGGGTCGACATGAGCGTGATCGAGGCGTGGTGTCAGTACCGCAAACCGTTGCGGTTCGACGACGTCGTCGACGTACACCTCGACGTGGCGACGGTGGAACGGGCCTCGTTCCAGATGAGCTACCTGCTCACGGTCGAGGGCGAGGTTCGGGCAACGGGGGTCACGGCCCACGGCTGCGTGACCACCGAGGGTCGGCCCACCCGGGTGCCGACCTGGCTCCGCGACCTCGTCTGAAACACTCGACGGCACGGGGCTCGACGGCACGAGGCTCGATCGGTCGGTCGACCCGACACCCCCGTGAATGAGTGTCGGGTCGCCGACGTGTCCAGATCTTCGGAACCACCCACTGCCTCGGATGCGTTCGGACATCGAAACGGCAACAAATATCCTTGTCATTGCAGATAATCGCATCGATCTCAAACAGATGTTCCGCTACCATGGATTCATGTTCGCCGAGTTCTTCGACGACTGCGTCGGTTCGTCCGATGCGAATCTCGACGAACGGCTGCGCACGAACGAGCTCGAGTTGCGGCGGCTCATGGCCGAGCGGGCCGCCCTCGTCGCCGTCAGCGAAGATCGGGCCGTGTTCGCGGCCGAGCACCGCTCGATGGCCGGCTACCTCCGAGCGACCGTCAACTGCTCCACCGCCACCACCACCCGCGACCGGCGACTCAGCCGGGTCGTCACCGAGTACCCGGCGATCGGAGAGGCCCTCCACGCCGGCCACATCACCGTCGACCACGCACTGCAGATCGGTCGGCTGCACCAGAATCCGCGAGTGCGCCCCGTCCTCCCGGCGATCGCCCACGTCCTGGCCGAACTCGCCGAACACTCCTCCTACGACGAGTTCGCCGATCGCGTCACCGCGCTGATCGCCGACCTCGACCAGGACGGAGCGTTCGACGACCTGAAGGACTCGATCGAGGGTCGCCGGGCGCGCGTGGCCGAGGTCGGCGGCGAGGTCGCCGTCACCGCACTCGGGGGCGACCCCGTCCAGGCGGCACAGATGACAGCGATCTTCGAGGCGTTCGTCG contains:
- the ybaK gene encoding Cys-tRNA(Pro) deacylase, which codes for MTPAINELDAAGIAYTTHEYEHDGDGHDFGMEAATKLGLDPDQVFKTLLVTADGEQAVAIVPVSGKLALKAVGRALGAKRVEMCDPSVAERITGYVRGGISPFGQKKRLRTVVDEIATVYDVVYVSGGKRGLDIGVAPADLVTHLDAVVADVAAG
- a CDS encoding PIG-L deacetylase family protein, whose product is MSDVVAPLEIFPEDWRRGLAVVAHPDDMEYGAAAAVARWTRQGKEISYVLVTDGEAGIATMPPVEVGPLRRQEQIDSCAVVGVDEVEFLGLPDGSVVEGLDLRADLAAAIRRHRPEVVLSINFRDSWGGHSWNHADHRAVGRALLDAVRDAANPWMFPERGAAWSGVQFVAFSGSPEPTHAVDTTETFDAGVRSLEAHRVYLEHLGGDMASPDAFLRGAAESTGPRIGVELAAAFELVG
- the lgt gene encoding prolipoprotein diacylglyceryl transferase, translating into MNTLAATIGAIVASIPSPPSGSISIGPLDLRAYGLMIALGVIAAVWLCGRLLEQKGAGTTDDVSAIAIWGVGAGIIGARLYHVATDWERFEDNLGAIPKIWEGGLGIPGGLLFGVIVGMWQAKRRGIEPLVMLTCAAPAIALAQAIGRWGNWFNQELYGRATDLPWALEIDDDHLPAGYESGTTFHPTFLYESMWNFALAGFLIWVDRRFRLAPGRLMAVYLMGYGTGRFWIEGLRIDPADEIAGLRFNQWVSLVAIAAGALWLFLTRGQKWPETPVAGDADGTDGTVADPVRVDEPDTADDAPDGAALDVDD
- a CDS encoding alpha/beta hydrolase is translated as MTATPSVLPGCEAVSHANGSAVGVVVIHGFTGSPFSVRGVADAMIAASFDVEVPRLPGHGTTIDDMLPTTWADWSAEVAAARARLAARVDHVVLAGQSMGATLALASALDDPSIAGMVCINPLTRPRTADEIEMIDDLLEDGFGVAPGGSSDIADPDSHDISYEGTPLAPIRSLVVDGVAPISTRFGELAMPLRLFSSRTDHVVDPADGDHLADSWGGPVERTFLERSYHVATRDYDREVVERGSVDFVREVTS
- a CDS encoding TetR/AcrR family transcriptional regulator — protein: MGGTSGTASASTGERAGERRLTEQGRERKEQLVAAAMELFADRGYAATRISDICAEAGVAKGLFYWYFPTKVDLFNELVRTMRQRLRRAQAEAMAAESSALDKIRAGTEASVGFIAEHAHYFALVEVERADPAVTEALKSTNRVYRDDVVALIRQAQADGEVADGDPRLLALGVLGAVSSFGSAFRNGQIDLDPDDLAPFVGRWVVGALRA
- a CDS encoding HD domain-containing phosphohydrolase, with protein sequence MESKTTTADSGASPAVRELLERAAHARHSQPEDARNYALQARVVARAEGDRAGEAEALYRLASLAHLGGDPEDAFGLAMEASEVAQSCGAGLVDAWATHLLGIIHYQASNFSEALDHCLRALDTYQAAVDGADGVDSGNILNTIAAIYHSMGDNDRAIVTYEQALAVAEPFGRQEFVALILGNVARIRASRSEYLPAVSLGRRAVEIARENSPSIVANLLADLAESYMGLADHQKAAECFAEARRSLAEQSEEGTEPTTAAQLALMTAEGRVALRRGALDEAIAVLQAALDMSERTEAKEYELEINDLLATAFKRSGRFEEALERREVHDDEYRKIFTHAADLRLRTLQVAHETQNARAEAEILRLRTTDRSDTTPSIVVRPEHESLHLEAFEQLAILTEFRDADTGAHTDRVGDLAAEIGHAIGKSPEWCELMRLAARLHDIGKVAVPDSVLFKTGPLTVEEYEMMKSHTSMGHRILSGNSAPLFQMAAEIAQSHHEWWDGSGYPLGLSHQSIALSGRIVAVADVYDALCSKRPYKRAWAKDEAARFVVSGRNGQFDPEVVDAFVSVISARDPELGEQLK
- a CDS encoding acyl-CoA thioesterase, translated to MRISVDPSLDPASYGFTHQLRVRFAETDAMGIVHHSRYLPMLEEARVAYLRHIGHPYDEIRAEGVDMSVIEAWCQYRKPLRFDDVVDVHLDVATVERASFQMSYLLTVEGEVRATGVTAHGCVTTEGRPTRVPTWLRDLV
- a CDS encoding alcohol dehydrogenase catalytic domain-containing protein, yielding MRGASYSSFGGPITVGELAEPVADAAGAVIEVRATGICRSDWHGWQGHDADISVFPHVPGHEFAGVVVDVGADVARWRPGDRVAVPFIAGCGTCVFCLAGEAQVCPDQTQPGFTHWGSFAERVAVHHADFNLVALPDSVDFDTGAALGCRFTTAYRAVVDQGRAGSGDIVAVYGCGGVGISAIMIAEALGARAVGIDPRPEARRIATDAGAAAVFDPSEAHDGLLLLDPYGPHVSIDAVGSPRVVADAVSVVRRGGRHVQVGLLPQPSAFGDVTAGRVVAHEIAIIGSHGIAPAGLEGVLGLVASGDLQPDRLIGERVALADGVDVLTKLETEPALGMTVITEF
- a CDS encoding M48 family metalloprotease; translation: MEPAVDARGRHLERSALTALLPVVALLPFWLLAMVVIWLPVRLIVDIPIWVLPLVWLVAGSLLFIPSVQVAVLSPLFGARQPTEEEQAIIAPIWRDLAIAANLPSYRYAIRVIDSDELNAFACGGHLVVVTTFALEELTDRELSGVLAHELSHHLGFHTFALTVGHWLSLPVIALARIGFFFQNVARAATDSFVSHSAALTALGRIASGILYAISWVFLAALYASDALGNLVGHGSEFEADRRAVRMGYGRALADALRQVIRLGGGTRTVGWRARLTTSHPPARTRVARIEAMMRHPSQ